CCCCGGCGGATGCGCCGAGCGCGGCCTTCATCTCCTCCGTCTCCTTGACGTCGACCTCCTCCGAGACCTGCTTGGCGTCATCGGTGGCGGTGTCGATCAGCTCCTGGGCGGCCTTGAGGCAGCCCCCGATGTCCTCGACCCGCAGCGGGAGCTTGAGGACGGCGGCTCGACGGGATCGGGCCTTCTCGTCGGTGGCGAGGCGGCGGGCCCTGCCGATGTGCCCCTGGGTGGCCCGGGCGGCGGACGCGGCCCGCTCCGGATCGATGCCGTCACGCCGGATCAGGACGTCGGCGACCGCGTCGACCGGGGGCGTGCGCAGCGTGAGGTGACGGCAGCGGGAACGGATGGTGGGCAGCACGTCTTCGAGGGAGGGCGCGCAGAGCAGCCACACCGTGCGCGGCGCGGGCTCCTCGACGGCCTTCAGCAGGACGTTCCCCGCGCCTTCGGTGAGCCGGTCGGCGTCCTCCAGGACGATGACCTGCCAGCGGCCGACGGCCGGGGAGAGCTGGGCGCGGCGGACCAGCTCACGGGTCTCCTTGACACCGATGGAGAGCAGATCCGTACGCACCACATCGACGTCGGCGTGCGTACCGATGAGGCTGGTGTGGCAACCGTCACAGAAGCCGCAGCCCGGGGCGCCACCCAGGGCGCGGTCGGGACTGGTGCACTGGAGGGCGGCGGCGAAGGCCCGGGCGGCGGTGGAACGGCCGGAGCCCGGCGGCCCGGTGAACAGCCAGGCGTGAGTCATCTTCGACCCCGGAGGCACCGGCTGCCCCGCGGAGTGGGCGGTGACCAGCGCATCGGCGTCCCGGGCGGCGGCGCCGAGCTGCTCCTGCACCCGGTCCTGACCGACCAGGTCGTCCCATACGGTCATGGGTCACCGCCCTTCCGGTGGTGTGCGGCCGCGCGGCTGTCGTCCGATGCGTTACGGCCGCGCGGCTGTGATGTCGCTGCTTGTCGATCCGGCTTCCCCGATCCGACTCCCATTGTGGGGGACGGGTCTGACAATCCCGGCAGCACAGCCGCTGCCGCGGATCGACGGAGAGCCGGATCCGCAGATCAGCGGCGCGGGCGGCGGCCCCGGCCCGAGGAACCCGAGCCCTCGTCGTCACGGTGGTCGCCCAGCAGCTCGTCCGCGAGCGTCGGCAGATCGTCCAGCGGGGTCTCCTCGGCCCAGTCGGGACGAGGACGCCGGCCCCGGCGCTCCTGACCCGGCTGCGGGGCAGCCGCATCCGGGTCACCGACCTGCGGGAGCTCGCGCGTGCGCTCGTTCTCGTTCTCCCGCGCGTAGTCCGCCGGACGCTCGTCGCGGAAGATGCCCCGCGGAACCCGGTCCGCCGGATTCGCGTCCCGAACATCCCGAGAGTCCCTGCCCGGAACCGGGGGAAGCACCGTCGTCTCGTCGGCGGCACCAGCCACACCGGGCCGCTCGGCCCGCTCCGACCTGTCATGAATCTTCGGAATCATCGCCGTCTCAGCCTCGTCAGAGGACGAGAACGAGGAAGTTGACGCGGGCGGAGTGACCGGCGAGGGCACCGACTGCGTCACATCGTTCGGGCTGACGATCGGTGTCGGCACCGTGATCTCGTTGTCCGGTACGGACGCCGCCGCAGCCGCCTCGGCCTCGGCCTGCCGACGGGCCGCCTCTGCCCGCAGCAGAGCCTCCTCGGCCTTGCGCTGCTTCTCCAGCCGCCGCTCCTCGGCCTCCTTGCGCAGCCGGGCCTCCTCCTCGGCCAGCCTGCGCAGCCGGGCCTGCTCGGCCTCACGGGCGGCTTCCTCGGCCTCGCGCCTGACCTGCTCCTCCTCGGCCAGCCGACGGGCTTCCTCGGCCCGCTGCCGGGCCTCCTCCGCCTGGCGCTCGGCCTCGCGCCGGCGCGCCTCCTCCTCTTCGAGGCGCTTCCGCTCCGCCTCCTCGGCGCGGAGCTTGGCGAGCTGTTCCTGCCGCTCGCGCTCCAGCCGCTCCTCTTCGGCCTTGCGGGCCGCCTCTTCCTCGGCCTTGCGCCTGGCCTCCTCCTCGGCGGCCCTGCGCGCTTCCTCCTGGGCCTTGATCTCGGCCTCGGAGAGCGGAAGGAGCTGGTCGAGCCGGTGACGTACGACCGTGGTGATCGATTCCGGATCCTGGCCCGCATCCACCACCAGATAGCGGGTCGGGTCGGCCGCGGCCAGCGTGAGGAAGCCGGACCGCACCCGGGCGTGGAACTCGGGCGGCTCGGACTCCAGCCGGTCGGGCGCCTCGGTGAACCGTTCCCGCGCGGTCTCCGGGTCGACATCGAGCAGCACCGTCAGATGCGGTACGAGGCCGCTCGTCGCCCACCGCGAGATCCGGGCGATCTCGGTCGGGGAGAGGTCACGGCCCGCGCCCTGGTAGGCGACGGACGAGTCGATGTAGCGGTCGGAGATGACGATCGCGCCGCGCTCCAGCGCCGGACGGACGACCGAGTCGACGTGCTCGGCACGGTCGGCGGCATACAGCAGCGCCTCGGCCCTGTTGGAGAGCCCGGCCGAGGACACGTCGAGCAGGATCGAGCGCAGCCGCTTGCCGACCGGGGTCGCCCCCGGCTCGCGGGTGACGACGACCTCGTGGCCCTTGGCACGGATCCACTCGGCCAGCGCCTCGACCTGGGTGGACTTGCCGGCGCCGTCGCCGCCCTCCAGGGCGAGGAAGAATCCGGTCGCGGCGGGGGCGACGGCCGGGTCGCCGCCGCGCAGCGCCTCACGCAGATCGCGGCGCAGCGGCACTCCGGAACGGTCGTCCGTCTTCGCGAGGACGATCACGGCGACCGGCAGCAGCAACGCGCCGATCAGCATCAGCGCGAAGGCCGCTCCCCCGTGCGCGAAGACGAAGTCACCGGAGACGAGCCGGTGCTTGCCGATCGCGGCGGCCAGCAGCGGGCCCGCGAGCGCACCGAGCGCGATGAGGACCCGTACGACGGCCTGGAGGTGCTCGGTCGTCCTGGCCCGTCGGGAATCCTCGGTCTCCTGGTCGACCAGGACGTGACCGGTGCCTGCGGCGACACCCGCCGCGTATCCGGCGAGTACCGCGATCATCAGCACGGTCGCGGTGTCCGGCACGAGGCCCATGGCGAGGAGCGCGATACCCGTGACGGCGATGGCCAGCGCGAGCAGCCGGCGCCGCGACAGCGCGGGCAGCACCTTCCCTGCCGTACGGATGCCGACAGCCGTGGCACCGGTCAGGCCGAGGATCAGCAGGGCGAAGGTGGCGGGCCCGCCGCCCAGGTCGATGGCGTGCAGTACGGAGACGGCTGCGGCGGCGGCAATGGCTCCGGCGACCGCGGCCGAGGCGCCGACGATCAGTGGTACGGATCCGGTACGGCCCTTGTCGCGGCCGCTGCCGGTCGACGGCCGGCGCAGGCCCTCCAGCGGAGAGCGCGGGCGAGGCGTCTGCGTACCGGGCAGTTCCAGGAAGTACAGCGTGGAGATCGAGGCCGAGAAGAGCCCGGCCGCGACATACGAGCCGAGGGCCGCCTGGTGGAACGAGAACCATTCCAGGCCCGAGCCCAGGAGGTTGCCGACCAGCGTGGCGATCAGCAGCACCGCAGCGGCGGCCGGAATGGCGGCGAAGTCGGTGCGGATGGAGAGCCGGCGCAGCGCGTCCAGGTGGTCGGGCAGCGGACGTACCGCGGCGCCCCCGGGGGGCGGGCCGGGCAGCAGCGCGGGGGCGGCGCCGTCCTTGGCGACCGTCCACAGGCGTTCGGCCGCGCCGATGACGAAGACGGTGATGAGGATCATCATGAGCGCCTTGTCGGGCATCCAGTCGATCCACAGCGGTGCGACGACCAGCAGTGCGAGCCGCAGCCCGTCCGTCCCGATCATCAGCCACCGCCGGTCCAGCGGTCCTCCCGGCGCGGTGAGCGTCGTCAGCGGCCCCAGAAGTACGGCTCCGAAGAGCAGGGTGGCAAGGATCCGGGCACCGAACACCGCGGCGACGGCAAACGCCGCCCCTCGGTACCCGGCTCCGAATGAGCCCTCAAGGACCGCCGCTTGCAGCGACATCAGCACCAGCACGAGAAGGGCGAGTGCATCGCCGATACCGCCGACGAGCTGGGCGCTCCACAACCGCTTCAGCGGAGGAACACGCAACAGGGCTCGTACGGCGCGCTCGCGTGAGTCTGCGGCAAGTGTGTCGGAGGTGGGGCTCACGACCGTTGGCTGCTCGGCTCGCGTCATCCGCCCAGCCTATCCGGAGCAACAGGGTCCCCGGGGCCCCGCCCGAACATATGGCCACCCGAAACACCCCGGCCCCGGCGAAATCCTCAGCCCCTCCGGCGTTTGAGGAGCGGGGGTCCGGGGGCAGAGCCCCCGGTTACGGGAATGGGCGGGCAGGGGACGAGGCCCGCCGCAGGCGCCGCCCAACCGCACCACCGCCCCGCACCCACCGCCCCGCCACAGACCAGCCGTACCGTCAGTCCTCCACAGACGCCGCAGCCGACTTCTTCGCCGCCGCAGTCGTCGTCTTCTTCGCCGCAACCGCCTTCTTCGCGGTAGTCGTCTTCTTCGCCGCAGTCTTCTTGGCGGCCGTCGTCTTCTTCGCGGCCGTCTTCTTCGCGGTCGCCGCCTTCTTCGCCGGAGCCTTCTTCGCCGTCTTCTTGGCGGGCCCCTTGGCGCGCTTCTCCGCGAGCAGCTCGTAGCCCCGCTCCGGCGTGATGTCCTCGACGCTGTCGCCGGTGCGCAGCGTCGCATTCGTCTCGCCGTCGGTGACGTACGCGCCGAAGCGCCCGTCCTTGACCACGACCGGAGCCCCGCTCACCGGGTCCGTGCCCAGCTCCTTCAGCGGCGGCTTCGCGGCGGCCCGCCCGCGCTGCTTCGGCTGGGCGTAGATCGCGAGCGCCTCTTCGAGCGTGATGTCGAAGAGCTGGTCCTCGGAGGTCAGCGAACGCGAGTCCGTGCCCTTCTTCAGGTACGGGCCGTAACGGCCGTTCTGCGCGGTGATCTCGACACCCTCGGCGTCCTCACCGACGACCCGCGGCAGCGACATCAGCCTGAGCGCGTCCGCCAGTGTCACCGTGTCCAGCGACATCGACTTGAAGAGCGACGCGGTCCGCGGCTTCACCGCGTTCTTGCCGGTCTTCGGGGTGCCCTCGGGCAGCACCTCGGTGACGTACGGGCCGTACCGGCCGTCCTTCGCGATGATCTGGTTCCCGGACACCGGGTCCGCGCCGAGCTCGTAGTCACCGCTCGGCTTGGCCAGCAGCTCCTCCGCGTACTCGACGGACAGCTCGTCGGGTGCCAGCTCCTCCGGGACGTCCGCGCGCTGGTGGCCCTCGGCGTCCTTCTCACCGCGCTCGATGTACGGGCCGTACCGCCCGACGCGGAGCTTGATGTCGTTGCCGACGGGGAAGGAGGAGATCTCCCGGGCGTCGATCGCGCCGAGGTCGGTGACGAGCTCCTTGAGACCGCCGAGGTGGTCGCCGTCACCGTTGCCCGCGGCGGAGGCCGACCCGCTGACGGTGTCGTCGCCCTCACCGAAGTAGAAACGCCTCAGCCACGGCACGGACTGGGCCTCGCCCCGCGCGATGCGGTCGAGGTCGTCCTCCATCCGCGCGGTGAAGTCGTAGTCGACGAGCCGGCCGAAGTGCTTCTCCAGCAGGTTGACCACGGCGAAGGAGAGGAACGACGGGACGAGCGCCGTGCCCTTCTTGAAGACGTAGCCGCGGTCCAGGATCGTGCCGATGATCGAGGCGTACGTCGACGGGCGGCCGATCTCGCGCTCTTCGAGCTCCTTGACCAGCGAGGCCTCGGTGTAGCGGGCCGGCGGCTTGGTCGCGTGACCGTCGACCGAGATCTCCTCGGCGGACAGCGCGTCGCCCTCGGCGACCTGCGGGAGGCGCCGCTCACGGTCGTCGAGCTCGGCGTTCGGGTCGTCGGCGCCTTCGACGTAGGCCTTCATGAAGCCGTGGAAGGTGATCGTCTTGCCGGACGCGGAGAACTCGGCGTCCCGGCCGTCGCTCGCCCGGCCGCCGATCTTCACGGTGACGGAGTTGCCGACCGCGTCCTTCATCTGGGAGGCGACGGTCCGCTTCCAGATCAGCTCGTAGAGCCGGAACTGGTCGCCGGTGAGGCCGGTCTCGGCCGGGGTGCGGAAGCGGTCGCCGGAGGGGCGGATCGCCTCGTGCGCCTCCTGCGCGTTCTTGACCTTCCCGGCGTACGTGCGCGGCTTGTCCGGCAGGTAGTCGGCGCCGTACAGCTGCGTGACCTGCGCCCTTGCCGCGGAGATCGCGGTGTCGGAGAGGGTCGTGGAGTCGGTACGCATATAGGTGATGAAGCCGTTCTCGTACAGCTTCTGCGCGACCTGCATGGTGGCCTTGGCCCCGAAGCCCAGCTTCCGGCTCGCCTCCTGCTGGAGGGTCGTCGTACGGAACGGGGCGTACGGGGAGCGGCGGTACGGCTTCGACTCGACGGACCGTACGGCGAACGACGAGTCGGCGAGAGCGGCGGCCAGGGCCCGGGCGTTCGTCTCGTCCAGGTGCAGCAGCTGCCCGGAGGCGGACTTCAGCTGTCCGTCCGGACCGAAGTCGCGGCCCTGGGCGATGCGGCGGCCGTCGACCGCGCTGAGGCGGGCGGCGAGGGTCGAGGGGTCGGAGGCGTCACCGGTGCGACCGGTGGCGAAGGTACCGGTCAGGTCCCAGTACTCGGCGGAACGGAAGGCGATGCGCTCGCGCTCCCGCTCGACGACGAGACGGGTCGCCACGGACTGGACACGGCCGGCCGACAGGCGCGGCATGACCTTCTTCCACAGGACCGGCGAGACCTCGTAGCCGTAGAGGCGGTCGAGGATGCGGCGGGTCTCCTGGGCGTCGACCATGCGCTGATTGAGCTCGCGCGGGTTGGCCACCGCCTCCCGGATCGCGTCCTTGGTGATCTCGTGGAAGACCATCCGGTGGACCGGGACCTTGGGCTTCAGGACTTCCTGCAGGTGCCAAGCGATGGCTTCGCCCTCGCGGTCCTCATCGGTGGCGAGGAAGAGTTCGTCGGACTCGGCCAGCAGCTGCTTGAGCTTCCTGACCTGGGCCTTCTTGTCCGCGTTGACGACGTAGACGGGCTGGAAGTCATGCTCGACGTCGACGCCGAGCCGGCGGACCTCGCCGGTGTACTCGTCCGGGACCTCTGCGGCGCCGTTCGGCAGGTCGCGGATGTGCCCGACGCTCGCCTCGACGACGTATCCGGGGCCGAGGTAGCCCTTGATCGTCTTCGCCTTGGCAGGCGACTCGACGATGACGAGTCGGCGGCCGCCCTGTGCGGTCTCGCTGGTCGGGGACAACTTCGCTCTTCTCTCCGGTCGACACTCAGTGGGCATCCGGGCAGCGCGATGACGCTGCCTACGGTGCTGTCGCTGCGGAGTGTGACGGTACAACCCGCCCCCGTGTCAAACGGCAAAAGCCCGCAACGGCCACTCGAACGGTAACCCGACTTCCGCCATTCCTGCCGCCCGGACTGTCCGGTCCGCCGAGCGCACGGCCGCTGCCTGCGGGTTTCTGGGTGCTGTAGCAGCGCTGCGGGTACGGGTGGTGAGATGCGGACGGTCCGGGCGTGTTCCCCGTCACCGTCCGACGCAACCGCGCCACTGTCCGGCATCCCCGCGCCGCTGCCCTGTGCGCCCTGCCGGCTCCCGGCCCGGTGCGGTGCGGTCCGGCGGGGAGTGGATCAGATGCGAGTGAAGCACCACACGCCGAGGACGAGAAAAAGTACGCCGAACACAGTGGCGAGAGTGGCGGAGGCGACGGGGCTCACACCGTGCGCGACCGGCGCGCGGTGCAGCAAGCGCGCCCCCGTCCACAGCAGCAGCGCGACACCGAACAGCGCGAACGCCGTCCCGGCGAAGACCGCAGGTCCGCTCTCCATGTCCGTACGCCTCCCTGTCCCTGCTCGGCCGGGGCCCGTGCCATCCGGTCAGGAGGAGGCTGCCACCCCAGGGCGTCTCGTACGCGAACCCCGGGTGAATGGAAGGATTCACGCAACCCGGATGCTCGGGACCGAGGCCCCGGGGGCAGAACCGGGCCGTGGACCAACCGGAATCCGCACCCTCCGCGACGGACCGTCACCGGGCCATCGGCAGCAAGCGTGAAGACGCTGTTGGCGGGCCCGTTCCTTACATACGGCGGACCGGCATACGGCGGCAACGCACCCGAACCGGAACGAATCCCGGCCACGGAGACGGCCACGGTGGCGTGGGCCGTGGCGGGCAGTGGCAGGCGCAGGGGCAGCCCGGAGGCGCACCGCCCCCGCTCCCCGGGATCCGAACGACGCCATCAGCGCGCCGACGGCACCGGCTCCAGGAAGCCCTCCTCCACCAGCAACCGGATCGCCTGCGGGGTGCGGTCGCGCAGCAGCACCGGGTCCTCGTTCATCAACTGGGCGATCGCGTCCAGGATCCGGCCCGCGGGCAGCGTCCCGTCGCACACGCCCGCGAAGCCTGCGCCGACGGCGTCGACCTTCGTCGCACGCCGCATGCCGCGGTTCTGACGGAGCACCACGTGTTCGGGGTCCTCCGCGCCCGGCAGTCCGACCTGCTCCTGCACGACCTCGGCGGCGAGGGTGAAGTGCCCGGCCAGGAGCGCCGCGTCGTCCTGTTCACGGAGGTAGTCCTGACGGGCGAAGTGGGCCTGGACGGCCGGTCCGAGCGGCTGCTCCACCGCATGCGGCCACTCCTCGATCACGACGGACGCGTTCCCGGCGGCAGCCGCGGCGGACTTGCGCAGGGTGATCC
This sequence is a window from Streptomyces sp. NBC_01217. Protein-coding genes within it:
- a CDS encoding DNA polymerase III subunit delta'; translation: MTVWDDLVGQDRVQEQLGAAARDADALVTAHSAGQPVPPGSKMTHAWLFTGPPGSGRSTAARAFAAALQCTSPDRALGGAPGCGFCDGCHTSLIGTHADVDVVRTDLLSIGVKETRELVRRAQLSPAVGRWQVIVLEDADRLTEGAGNVLLKAVEEPAPRTVWLLCAPSLEDVLPTIRSRCRHLTLRTPPVDAVADVLIRRDGIDPERAASAARATQGHIGRARRLATDEKARSRRAAVLKLPLRVEDIGGCLKAAQELIDTATDDAKQVSEEVDVKETEEMKAALGASAGGRMPRGTAGVMKELEDRQKRRKTRTQRDSLDLALTDLTGFYRDVLAIQLGSRIAIANGDAQDALDRIARSSTPERTLRRIEAVIACRRALDRNVAPLLAVEAMTMALRAG
- the tmk gene encoding dTMP kinase, translated to MTRAEQPTVVSPTSDTLAADSRERAVRALLRVPPLKRLWSAQLVGGIGDALALLVLVLMSLQAAVLEGSFGAGYRGAAFAVAAVFGARILATLLFGAVLLGPLTTLTAPGGPLDRRWLMIGTDGLRLALLVVAPLWIDWMPDKALMMILITVFVIGAAERLWTVAKDGAAPALLPGPPPGGAAVRPLPDHLDALRRLSIRTDFAAIPAAAAVLLIATLVGNLLGSGLEWFSFHQAALGSYVAAGLFSASISTLYFLELPGTQTPRPRSPLEGLRRPSTGSGRDKGRTGSVPLIVGASAAVAGAIAAAAAVSVLHAIDLGGGPATFALLILGLTGATAVGIRTAGKVLPALSRRRLLALAIAVTGIALLAMGLVPDTATVLMIAVLAGYAAGVAAGTGHVLVDQETEDSRRARTTEHLQAVVRVLIALGALAGPLLAAAIGKHRLVSGDFVFAHGGAAFALMLIGALLLPVAVIVLAKTDDRSGVPLRRDLREALRGGDPAVAPAATGFFLALEGGDGAGKSTQVEALAEWIRAKGHEVVVTREPGATPVGKRLRSILLDVSSAGLSNRAEALLYAADRAEHVDSVVRPALERGAIVISDRYIDSSVAYQGAGRDLSPTEIARISRWATSGLVPHLTVLLDVDPETARERFTEAPDRLESEPPEFHARVRSGFLTLAAADPTRYLVVDAGQDPESITTVVRHRLDQLLPLSEAEIKAQEEARRAAEEEARRKAEEEAARKAEEERLERERQEQLAKLRAEEAERKRLEEEEARRREAERQAEEARQRAEEARRLAEEEQVRREAEEAAREAEQARLRRLAEEEARLRKEAEERRLEKQRKAEEALLRAEAARRQAEAEAAAAASVPDNEITVPTPIVSPNDVTQSVPSPVTPPASTSSFSSSDEAETAMIPKIHDRSERAERPGVAGAADETTVLPPVPGRDSRDVRDANPADRVPRGIFRDERPADYARENENERTRELPQVGDPDAAAPQPGQERRGRRPRPDWAEETPLDDLPTLADELLGDHRDDEGSGSSGRGRRPRR
- the topA gene encoding type I DNA topoisomerase, giving the protein MSPTSETAQGGRRLVIVESPAKAKTIKGYLGPGYVVEASVGHIRDLPNGAAEVPDEYTGEVRRLGVDVEHDFQPVYVVNADKKAQVRKLKQLLAESDELFLATDEDREGEAIAWHLQEVLKPKVPVHRMVFHEITKDAIREAVANPRELNQRMVDAQETRRILDRLYGYEVSPVLWKKVMPRLSAGRVQSVATRLVVERERERIAFRSAEYWDLTGTFATGRTGDASDPSTLAARLSAVDGRRIAQGRDFGPDGQLKSASGQLLHLDETNARALAAALADSSFAVRSVESKPYRRSPYAPFRTTTLQQEASRKLGFGAKATMQVAQKLYENGFITYMRTDSTTLSDTAISAARAQVTQLYGADYLPDKPRTYAGKVKNAQEAHEAIRPSGDRFRTPAETGLTGDQFRLYELIWKRTVASQMKDAVGNSVTVKIGGRASDGRDAEFSASGKTITFHGFMKAYVEGADDPNAELDDRERRLPQVAEGDALSAEEISVDGHATKPPARYTEASLVKELEEREIGRPSTYASIIGTILDRGYVFKKGTALVPSFLSFAVVNLLEKHFGRLVDYDFTARMEDDLDRIARGEAQSVPWLRRFYFGEGDDTVSGSASAAGNGDGDHLGGLKELVTDLGAIDAREISSFPVGNDIKLRVGRYGPYIERGEKDAEGHQRADVPEELAPDELSVEYAEELLAKPSGDYELGADPVSGNQIIAKDGRYGPYVTEVLPEGTPKTGKNAVKPRTASLFKSMSLDTVTLADALRLMSLPRVVGEDAEGVEITAQNGRYGPYLKKGTDSRSLTSEDQLFDITLEEALAIYAQPKQRGRAAAKPPLKELGTDPVSGAPVVVKDGRFGAYVTDGETNATLRTGDSVEDITPERGYELLAEKRAKGPAKKTAKKAPAKKAATAKKTAAKKTTAAKKTAAKKTTTAKKAVAAKKTTTAAAKKSAAASVED